A genomic window from Camelina sativa cultivar DH55 chromosome 2, Cs, whole genome shotgun sequence includes:
- the LOC104718275 gene encoding flavonoid 3'-monooxygenase-like produces MSPILTLFTENTILINVQPYAIPVLIAILSILWYLFKRSPHPPLPPGPLGLPIVGNLPFLDPDLHTYFTKLAQIHGPIFKLNLGSKLTIVVNSPALAQEILKDQDNNFSNRDVPLTARAYTYGGLDLVWLPYGAEYRMLRKVCVLKLLNRKTLDSFYELRRKEIRETTRYLYQKGQEESLVNVGDQLFLAMMNLTMNMLLGGSVNAEEMESVGTEFKGVISEIIRLLGEPNISDFFPMLARFDLQGLVKKMHVCSRGVDAILDRAIEQMQRLRSKDGDDGECKDFLQHLMKLKEQEADSEVPVTVNHVKAVLVDMVIGGTDTSTNTIEFAMAELIRNPELMKRAQQELDEVVGKDNIVEESHITRLPYIVAIMKETLRLYPTIPLLVPHCPTETAVVGGYTIPKNTKIFINAWCIQRDQNTWDNPTEFCPERFLNNKSCDFSGTDYRFLPFGSGRRMCAGVALAERMVLYTLATLLHSFDWKIPEGQVVELEEKFGIVLKLKTPLVALPIPRLSNLYLYL; encoded by the exons ATGTCTCCGATTTTAACTCTTTTCACTGAAAACACAATACTAATCAATGTTCAACCTTACGCAATTCCCGTTCTCATCGCCATCTTATCGATTTTATGGTATCTATTCAAACGCTCGCCGCATCCGCCTCTACCGCCTGGACCGCTAGGGCTTCCTATCGTCGGAAACCTCCCGTTTCTTGACCCGGACCTTCACACATACTTCACAAAACTCGCTCAAATTCATGGTCCAATCTTCAAACTCAATCTTGGTTCAAAACTAACCATTGTGGTCAACTCTCCAGCACTAGCTCAAGAGATCTTGAAAGATCAagacaacaatttctcaaaCCGTGATGTTCCTCTCACGGCGCGAGCCTATACTTATGGCGGTCTCGACCTTGTTTGGTTACCATACGGTGCCGAATATAGAATGCTTAGAAAAGTTTGCGTTCTCAAGCTTCTTAACCGCAAAACTTTGGATTCTTTCTACGAGCTCCGACGCAAAGAAATCCGGGAAACAACGAGGTATTTGTACCAGAAAGGTCAAGAAGAATCACTCGTGAACGTCGGAGACCAGCTCTTTTTGGCGATGATGAATCTTACGATGAATATGTTATTGGGAGGTTCGGTGAACGCAGAGGAAATGGAGAGTGTTGGAACAGAGTTTAAAGGAGTGATTTCTGAGATAATTAGGCTTTTGGGTGAGCCtaatatttctgattttttcccAATGTTAGCTAGATTCGATCTTCAAGGTCTTGTGAAGAAGATGCATGTGTGTTCTAGAGGGGTCGATGCAATACTTGATCGAGCCATTGAgcagatgcaaagactaagaagtaaggatggtgatgatggtgaatgTAAAGACTTTTTGCAACATTTGATGAAGTTAAAGGAGCAAGAAGCTGACTCGGAGGTTCCTGTTACGGTTAACCATGTCAAAGCCGTGCTCGTG gaTATGGTAATTGGTGGTACAGATACATCAACCAACACGATAGAGTTTGCCATGGCCGAACTAATAAGAAACCCAGAGTTGATGAAGAGAGCGCAACAAGAGCTAGACGAAGTTGTAGGCAAAGACAATATCGTTGAAGAATCACACATCACTAGACTTCCTTACATAGTAGCCATTATGAAAGAAACACTTAGACTTTATCCAACCATTCCTTTGCTTGTCCCTCATTGTCCCACTGAAACCGCTGTTGTGGGTGGCTACACCATCCCTAAAAACACTAAGATCTTCATCAACGCTTGGTGTATTCAGAGAGACCAAAATACGTGGGATAATCCGACTGAGTTTTGTCCTGAGAGGTTTCTTAATAATAAGTCTTGTGATTTCAGTGGAACAGATTATAGGTTTCTTCCATTTGGATCTGGAAGGAGAATGTGCGCTGGTGTAGCACTCGCCGAGAGGATGGTTTTGTACACTCTCGCAACATTATTACATTCGTTCGATTGGAAGATACCGGAAGGACAAGTGGTGGAATTGGAAGAGAAGTTTGGGATTGTCTTGAAGCTCAAGACGCCTCTTGTTGCCTTGCCCATTCCAAGGTTGTCCAATTTGTATCTTTATTTATAA